In a single window of the Pseudogemmatithrix spongiicola genome:
- a CDS encoding lipopolysaccharide kinase InaA family protein → MSEAGPSAPPGYTRLQVRDATVIARHDAVLGIQEALQETRTLHCWAATVPGAKAFQGRATAWGTTLPRGGPAVVVRHARHGGFFAAFTGDRFLWPGRAPWELEASERLRAAGVPTPAMVAYVLYPAGPGFCRCDVATARLPDGADFPQAWRDAAPTERESMLTATAALVRALGLVNAQHEDLNAKNVYLAREGRGYRAFALDVDRVRFLSAGDGRATALNLSRLLRSLRKHRERHGLAIGDAEFAQLERRALGRAADEAQP, encoded by the coding sequence GTGAGCGAAGCGGGGCCCAGCGCACCGCCGGGCTACACGCGTCTGCAGGTGCGGGACGCGACGGTGATCGCGCGGCATGACGCGGTGCTGGGCATCCAGGAGGCGCTGCAGGAGACGCGCACGTTGCACTGCTGGGCGGCGACGGTCCCGGGGGCGAAAGCCTTCCAAGGCCGCGCGACGGCATGGGGCACGACGCTTCCGCGGGGCGGGCCGGCGGTGGTGGTGCGGCACGCGCGGCACGGTGGATTCTTCGCGGCGTTCACGGGCGATCGCTTCCTCTGGCCCGGACGCGCGCCGTGGGAACTGGAGGCCAGCGAGCGCCTGCGCGCCGCCGGCGTCCCGACGCCGGCGATGGTCGCGTACGTGCTGTACCCGGCGGGTCCGGGCTTCTGCCGCTGCGATGTGGCGACGGCACGGTTGCCCGACGGTGCGGACTTCCCACAGGCCTGGCGCGACGCCGCACCCACCGAGCGCGAATCCATGCTCACGGCGACCGCCGCGCTCGTGCGCGCGTTGGGCCTCGTCAACGCACAGCACGAGGACCTGAACGCCAAGAACGTGTACCTCGCGCGCGAGGGCCGTGGCTATCGCGCCTTTGCGCTCGATGTCGATCGCGTACGCTTCCTGAGCGCTGGCGACGGCCGCGCCACCGCGCTCAACCTCTCGCGCCTGCTGCGTTCCCTGCGCAAGCATCGCGAGCGCCACGGCTTGGCGATCGGCGACGCGGAGTTCGCCCAGCTCGAACGCCGTGCGCTCGGGCGCGCCGCCGACGAGGCGCAGCCGTGA
- a CDS encoding glycosyltransferase family 9 protein, which translates to MTLRVPMDRTAIVMMSAVGDSVHVLPVLTALKRARPTMRVTWVLQPGPASLVRGHPDVDEILPFHYGTGLGAYTAIRRALAAREFDLVLALQVSLKAGLVTRFAKAPVKLGFDRSRARDLNWLFTTHKIPPGPRRHVQDQYFEFLAHLGIPHGPVTWNLGPWPQEREAQRAFVQKVGRPYAAIVCGTSDADRDWMPERWAAVCDALHTQHDLQPVLVGGPSDRERATAAAIVAAAKVATPLVALGEGGLRGLVGILDASELVLSLDTAPLHISVALGKPVIALMSQADPKRTGPYGRSMDLVVNAFAEPGDPPDEVLWMRRRGRMGRITVDDVLERVARWKAGAR; encoded by the coding sequence GTGACCCTGCGGGTGCCGATGGATCGCACGGCGATCGTGATGATGTCGGCGGTGGGCGACAGCGTACATGTGCTCCCCGTGCTCACGGCGCTCAAGCGCGCGCGGCCCACGATGCGCGTGACCTGGGTACTGCAGCCGGGGCCAGCCTCGTTGGTGCGCGGGCATCCCGACGTCGACGAGATCCTCCCCTTCCACTATGGCACTGGCCTCGGGGCGTACACGGCGATCCGCCGCGCACTCGCGGCGCGGGAGTTCGACCTCGTGCTGGCGCTGCAGGTGTCGCTCAAGGCGGGGCTCGTGACGCGCTTCGCGAAGGCGCCAGTGAAGCTGGGGTTCGACCGGTCGCGAGCCCGCGACCTGAACTGGCTGTTTACGACGCACAAGATCCCACCGGGCCCGCGGCGCCACGTCCAGGACCAGTACTTCGAGTTCCTCGCGCACCTCGGCATCCCGCACGGGCCCGTCACGTGGAACCTCGGACCGTGGCCGCAGGAGCGTGAGGCGCAGCGCGCCTTCGTGCAGAAGGTCGGGCGCCCCTACGCAGCCATCGTCTGCGGCACAAGCGACGCGGACCGCGATTGGATGCCCGAGCGGTGGGCCGCCGTCTGCGATGCGCTGCACACGCAGCATGACCTCCAGCCGGTGCTGGTCGGCGGGCCGAGTGATCGCGAGCGTGCGACCGCCGCGGCGATCGTTGCGGCGGCGAAGGTCGCGACGCCGCTGGTCGCGCTCGGCGAAGGCGGATTGCGAGGGCTCGTGGGGATTCTCGATGCCTCGGAGCTGGTGCTCTCGCTCGACACGGCACCGCTGCACATCTCCGTCGCGCTCGGCAAGCCCGTGATCGCGCTCATGTCGCAGGCCGACCCGAAGCGCACCGGACCGTACGGGCGCTCGATGGACCTCGTCGTGAACGCCTTCGCCGAGCCCGGAGACCCGCCGGACGAAGTGCTGTGGATGCGGCGGCGCGGCCGCATGGGGCGCATCACGGTGGACGACGTGCTCGAGCGCGTGGCGCGCTGGAAGGCGGGCGCGCGGTGA
- a CDS encoding glycosyltransferase family 9 protein, protein MSGAALDRVLIVMLAAVGDAVHALPVINAIKRAHPRARISWVMQTGALTQLLTGHPAIDEVIPFARKDGWRGFLDVRRRLQSQRFDAVLVLQPYLKSGIVASFAPSPMRLGFDRARARDASWLFSTHRIPAHPLQHMQDQYLEFLAYLGVPAQPLEWKIGPWNDTERAWQSTFFSRYERPVAPIVVATSKAEKDWPAERWAEVSDALWHDFGLQPLLVGGRSPREVEAERIIFERARVKPASALGDGGLRGLAAIIEKSALVLSPDTGPLHLSVALGTPVVSLLGYTNPKRVGPYRRFSELMIDAYGDPGEDYPVSMENRPGRMARITVTEVLERVQRWATRD, encoded by the coding sequence GTGAGCGGCGCGGCGCTGGACCGCGTGCTCATCGTGATGCTCGCGGCCGTGGGCGATGCCGTGCACGCCCTGCCGGTGATCAACGCGATCAAGCGCGCCCATCCGCGCGCACGCATTTCCTGGGTCATGCAGACGGGCGCGTTGACGCAGTTGCTGACGGGGCATCCGGCGATCGACGAGGTCATTCCGTTCGCGCGCAAGGACGGCTGGCGCGGGTTCCTCGACGTGCGGCGCCGCCTGCAATCGCAGCGCTTTGACGCGGTGCTGGTACTGCAGCCCTACCTGAAGAGCGGCATCGTCGCGAGCTTCGCACCCTCGCCGATGCGACTTGGCTTCGACCGCGCGCGTGCCCGCGATGCCTCGTGGCTGTTCAGCACCCATCGCATCCCCGCGCATCCGCTGCAGCACATGCAGGACCAGTACCTCGAGTTCCTCGCATATCTCGGTGTGCCGGCGCAGCCGCTGGAATGGAAGATCGGGCCGTGGAACGACACGGAGCGCGCCTGGCAGTCGACGTTCTTCTCGCGCTACGAACGCCCCGTGGCGCCGATCGTCGTGGCGACGAGCAAGGCGGAGAAGGATTGGCCCGCCGAGCGCTGGGCGGAGGTGAGCGACGCGCTCTGGCATGATTTCGGCCTGCAGCCGTTGCTGGTCGGCGGGCGGTCCCCACGCGAGGTGGAGGCGGAGCGCATCATCTTCGAGCGTGCGCGCGTGAAGCCTGCCTCGGCGCTCGGGGACGGCGGGCTCCGCGGGCTAGCGGCGATCATCGAGAAGAGCGCGCTGGTGCTCTCGCCGGACACCGGGCCCCTGCACCTGAGCGTCGCGCTGGGGACGCCGGTGGTCTCACTGCTGGGTTACACGAATCCCAAGCGGGTGGGGCCGTACCGCCGGTTCAGTGAGCTGATGATCGACGCCTACGGTGATCCGGGGGAGGATTACCCCGTGAGCATGGAGAATCGGCCGGGGCGGATGGCGCGGATCACGGTGACGGAGGTGCTGGAGCGGGTGCAGAGATGGGCGACGAGAGACTGA
- a CDS encoding c-type cytochrome, translated as MSTVRTRSLSLAAVVALAACGGGGDAAPAASGSSASAASTPVAQASFDPASITPAMIALGDSIFHGKIGASSCQACHGAGGKAGAAAPDLTDGEWLHSDGSYEGIANTIKAGVMSPKQFSSVMPPYGGVMLPDDRWRAVAAYVYSVSHK; from the coding sequence ATGTCGACCGTCCGCACCCGTTCGCTCTCCCTCGCCGCCGTCGTGGCGCTCGCGGCCTGTGGTGGTGGCGGTGATGCCGCCCCTGCGGCCTCGGGGTCCTCGGCCTCCGCGGCCAGCACGCCCGTCGCGCAGGCCTCGTTCGATCCCGCGAGCATCACGCCCGCGATGATCGCCCTCGGCGATTCGATCTTCCATGGCAAGATCGGCGCGAGCTCCTGCCAGGCCTGTCATGGTGCGGGCGGAAAGGCCGGTGCCGCGGCGCCCGACCTCACCGATGGCGAGTGGTTGCACAGCGACGGCTCGTACGAAGGCATCGCCAACACGATCAAGGCCGGCGTGATGTCGCCCAAGCAGTTCTCGAGCGTGATGCCGCCCTACGGAGGAGTAATGCTACCGGATGATCGGTGGCGGGCGGTCGCCGCTTACGTGTATAGCGTGAGCCACAAGTAG
- a CDS encoding ABC transporter permease subunit, with translation MTTVTLAAAAPRAASPLGLVLRAGVRDLARNRWLLAYGIALAGMSELLFVFGGAGQQVLLSLLNATLLLVPLVALVFGTMHVYASREFIELLLAQPLPRRAIFTGLYLGLTLPLAGAFVLGVGIPLLLHGTLSAASPSALLALAAVGVLLTATFAAMAMAIALGSDDRLKGMSLSLGAWFLFTIGYDGAVLAVVSMFGDWPLEKPLLLLMLGNPVDLARVLVLTGLDTAALLGYTGALFRRLFGGALGPSVALTALALWTVLPVSLARRRFLRRDF, from the coding sequence ATGACGACCGTGACCCTGGCTGCCGCGGCGCCCCGCGCAGCGAGTCCCCTCGGACTCGTGCTCCGCGCCGGCGTGCGCGACCTCGCACGGAACCGCTGGTTGCTCGCGTATGGCATCGCCCTCGCGGGCATGTCGGAGCTGCTCTTCGTGTTCGGCGGGGCGGGGCAGCAGGTGCTGCTCTCGCTGCTCAATGCCACGTTGCTGCTCGTGCCGCTCGTCGCGCTGGTGTTCGGCACCATGCACGTGTACGCCTCGCGCGAGTTCATCGAACTGCTGCTCGCGCAGCCGCTGCCGCGACGCGCGATCTTCACGGGGCTGTACCTCGGCCTGACCTTGCCGCTGGCCGGCGCGTTCGTGCTCGGCGTCGGCATCCCGCTGCTGCTGCACGGCACCCTCTCCGCCGCTTCGCCGTCGGCGTTGCTGGCGCTCGCCGCCGTCGGCGTGCTGCTCACGGCGACGTTCGCCGCCATGGCGATGGCCATCGCGCTCGGCAGCGATGACCGCCTGAAAGGGATGTCGCTGTCGCTCGGCGCCTGGTTCCTGTTCACCATCGGCTACGATGGGGCGGTGCTCGCGGTGGTCTCGATGTTTGGCGACTGGCCGCTCGAGAAGCCGCTGCTGCTGCTCATGCTCGGCAATCCGGTCGATCTCGCTCGCGTGCTCGTCCTCACCGGCCTCGATACCGCGGCCTTGTTGGGCTACACCGGCGCGCTGTTCCGCCGGCTCTTCGGCGGCGCGCTCGGCCCTAGCGTCGCGCTCACGGCGTTGGCACTTTGGACGGTGCTGCCCGTGTCCCTCGCGCGCCGCCGCTTCCTGCGGCGCGACTTCTGA
- a CDS encoding ABC transporter ATP-binding protein, with the protein MITLDSMRKAFGTRTVLDGVSLSLEPGRIAALVGPNGSGKTTLIKCILGLARADAGRLLLDGTPADADGAYRARIGYAPQAPHFPANLAVGEVFAMLQALRPTASVDETLLDEFSLRAEWATPVGTLSGGWRQKVSLAAAWLFRPDVLILDEPTAGLDPIAAGLLKHAIRAARAEGRTVLITSHILSELEELADDVAFLTDGRLRFAGSVQALLAETGTRRLEPAIAALLRGLKVANGGAR; encoded by the coding sequence ATGATCACGCTCGACTCCATGCGGAAGGCCTTCGGCACCCGCACCGTGCTCGATGGCGTCTCGCTGTCCCTCGAACCGGGCCGCATCGCAGCGCTCGTCGGGCCGAACGGCTCGGGCAAGACGACACTCATCAAGTGCATCCTCGGTCTCGCGCGCGCCGACGCTGGCCGCCTCTTGCTCGACGGCACGCCTGCCGATGCAGACGGTGCCTACCGTGCGCGTATCGGCTACGCCCCGCAAGCGCCGCACTTTCCGGCCAACCTCGCGGTCGGCGAGGTCTTTGCGATGCTGCAGGCGCTGCGTCCGACGGCCAGCGTCGACGAGACGCTGCTCGACGAGTTCTCGCTGCGCGCGGAGTGGGCCACGCCGGTCGGCACGCTGAGCGGCGGCTGGCGGCAAAAGGTCTCGCTCGCCGCCGCCTGGCTGTTCCGCCCCGACGTGCTGATCCTCGACGAGCCCACGGCGGGCCTCGATCCCATCGCCGCGGGGCTGCTCAAGCACGCCATCCGTGCGGCACGCGCCGAGGGACGCACGGTGCTCATCACGTCCCACATTCTCAGCGAGCTCGAGGAGCTGGCCGATGACGTCGCCTTCCTTACGGACGGTCGGCTGCGCTTCGCCGGATCGGTGCAGGCGTTGCTGGCCGAAACAGGCACGCGGCGGCTCGAGCCAGCCATCGCCGCGTTGCTGCGCGGTCTCAAGGTGGCCAACGGAGGTGCCCGATGA
- a CDS encoding nitrous oxide reductase family maturation protein NosD, whose amino-acid sequence MRAALLLTMLFAAALPAQELVVGDGAPFKTVSAAVAAARPGSTIRVRPGTYREPTIEIRTPRLRIVGEGWPVLDGEGQREIVNIRADDVTLQGLVFFNTGIAHMQDRAALRVIEAARCTVADNRFRQTLFAVYLQRAVDCTIRNNDIVGAGGGESSNGNGVHLWHSTGIRVIGNRITGQRDGIYFEFSRGAVAENNRSEANARYGLHFMFSDSCRYTDNAFVANGAGVAVMYSKGITMERNEFRDAVGSAAYALLLKEITDGVLVENKFIGSSTGLYLEGASRFEIRGNEFRANGWAVRLMADALDNRFVGNTFEGNAFDVATNSRTLRSTFDGNWWDAYRGYDLDRDGRGDVPFRPVRFFALVVERHPEALLMLRSPVTTVLDAAERVFPVLTPPLADERPLMRPPR is encoded by the coding sequence ATGCGCGCCGCCCTTCTCCTCACGATGCTCTTCGCCGCCGCACTGCCGGCGCAGGAACTCGTCGTGGGCGATGGCGCGCCGTTCAAGACCGTTTCCGCCGCGGTCGCTGCGGCGCGTCCCGGCAGCACCATTCGCGTGCGCCCCGGCACCTACCGCGAACCGACGATCGAGATCCGCACGCCACGTCTCCGGATCGTCGGGGAGGGGTGGCCGGTGCTCGACGGCGAGGGCCAGCGCGAGATCGTCAACATCCGTGCCGACGACGTGACCCTGCAGGGCCTCGTGTTCTTCAACACGGGCATCGCCCACATGCAGGATCGCGCCGCGCTGCGCGTGATCGAGGCCGCCCGCTGCACGGTCGCCGACAACCGCTTCCGGCAGACGCTCTTCGCCGTGTACCTCCAGCGCGCCGTGGACTGCACTATCCGCAACAACGACATCGTCGGCGCTGGCGGCGGTGAGTCCAGCAACGGCAACGGCGTGCACCTCTGGCACTCCACGGGCATCCGCGTGATCGGCAATCGCATCACCGGCCAGCGCGACGGCATCTACTTCGAGTTCTCGCGCGGAGCCGTGGCGGAGAACAACCGCAGCGAGGCCAACGCCCGGTACGGCCTGCACTTCATGTTCTCCGATTCCTGCCGCTATACCGACAACGCCTTCGTCGCGAACGGCGCCGGCGTGGCCGTCATGTACAGTAAGGGCATCACGATGGAGCGGAACGAGTTCCGCGATGCCGTGGGTTCGGCGGCGTACGCGCTGCTGCTCAAGGAGATCACCGATGGGGTGCTGGTCGAGAACAAGTTCATCGGCAGCTCCACCGGCCTGTATCTCGAGGGCGCCTCGCGCTTCGAGATCCGCGGCAACGAATTCCGCGCCAACGGCTGGGCGGTGCGCCTCATGGCCGATGCGTTGGACAACCGCTTCGTCGGCAACACCTTCGAAGGCAATGCCTTCGACGTCGCCACGAACAGCCGCACGCTCCGTTCCACCTTCGACGGCAATTGGTGGGATGCCTATCGCGGCTACGACCTCGACCGGGACGGGCGCGGCGACGTGCCCTTCCGGCCCGTGCGCTTCTTCGCGCTCGTCGTCGAGCGGCATCCCGAGGCGCTGCTCATGCTGCGCTCGCCGGTGACGACCGTCCTCGACGCCGCCGAGCGCGTGTTCCCCGTGCTCACTCCCCCGCTGGCGGATGAACGTCCGCTCATGAGGCCGCCCCGATGA
- a CDS encoding nitrous oxide reductase accessory protein NosL — protein MTSRARWMVLIASFVMATAYVLPLWRVDLIAPQYPEGLGMYIKINGVEGLKPQDLNSINNLNHYIGMKRIEPDAIPELRYMPWILAGLIAGGLAVAASGKRLALHVWGGALALTLVAGLADFYRWGYDYGHDLDEEVAIIKVPGMTYQPPLIGSKKLLNFRATSWPSGGGIALTLAAGLVFLAVLDTRRRALLGAVLLTAAGCANVPPRDLVVNQDACEHCKMQISDPRFGSQVVTTTGRQLVFDSPECLAEFLERTPADKVASIWVLDVENPGTWVSAEAAGYLADANLRSPMGRITAFASPAAAEAARARLGGRLIDWAVVRGGAAESVHGGP, from the coding sequence ATGACATCCCGGGCCCGCTGGATGGTCTTGATCGCCTCGTTCGTGATGGCGACGGCCTACGTACTCCCGCTGTGGCGCGTCGATCTGATCGCGCCGCAGTATCCGGAGGGCCTTGGGATGTACATCAAGATCAATGGGGTTGAGGGCTTGAAGCCGCAGGACCTCAACTCCATCAACAACCTGAACCACTACATCGGCATGAAGAGGATCGAGCCTGACGCGATTCCCGAGCTGCGGTACATGCCGTGGATCCTCGCGGGGCTCATCGCCGGCGGCCTCGCGGTCGCCGCCTCGGGGAAGCGTCTCGCCCTGCACGTCTGGGGCGGGGCGCTGGCCCTGACCCTCGTCGCCGGCCTCGCCGACTTCTATCGCTGGGGCTACGACTACGGGCACGACCTCGACGAAGAGGTCGCCATCATCAAGGTGCCGGGGATGACCTATCAACCCCCGCTCATCGGCTCCAAGAAGCTGCTCAACTTCCGGGCCACGTCCTGGCCATCGGGCGGCGGCATCGCGCTGACGCTCGCGGCAGGCCTGGTATTCCTCGCCGTGCTCGACACGCGGCGGCGTGCCCTGCTCGGGGCGGTGCTGCTCACCGCCGCGGGCTGCGCGAACGTCCCGCCGCGCGACCTCGTCGTGAACCAGGACGCCTGCGAGCACTGCAAGATGCAGATCAGTGATCCGCGCTTCGGGTCACAGGTCGTGACGACCACGGGGCGCCAACTCGTGTTCGATTCACCGGAATGCCTCGCCGAGTTCCTCGAGCGCACGCCGGCCGACAAGGTGGCGAGCATCTGGGTGCTCGACGTCGAGAACCCGGGCACCTGGGTGAGCGCGGAGGCCGCGGGCTACCTCGCCGACGCCAACCTGCGCAGCCCGATGGGTCGCATCACGGCGTTCGCGTCGCCGGCAGCCGCCGAGGCGGCGCGCGCGCGACTCGGCGGGAGGCTCATCGACTGGGCTGTGGTGCGCGGCGGGGCAGCCGAGTCGGTCCACGGCGGGCCCTGA
- the nosZ gene encoding Sec-dependent nitrous-oxide reductase, translating into MPSLSRNRLILGAALLGAVGIGYACAGNRTSSLAGGAGNAQRTYVAPGEYDELYAFLSGGFSGQVGVYGIPSGRLLKVIPVFSQNAENGWGYSEETKPMLETSYGFIPWDDLHHTALSQTNGEDDGRWLFVNGNNTPRVARVDLTTFETSEILEIPNAAGNHASPFVTENTEYIVSSTRFSIPVPNRDVPIAEYKAQFRGQISFITADQPGKMDIAFQLIVPGFNYDLARAGKGPSAGWMFFSSYNTEQANTLLEVNASQNDKDYIAAVNYRAAEACVRQGKGRRAQVDYRHNHMDEFTRTAVSERKTSVLQITPADCQGVMYFLPTPKSPHGADVDPSGEYIVAGGKLASVIPVHSATKMLAAIEAKEFEGELEGIPVLKYNATLAGEVKEPGLGPLHTEFDGQGYAYTSMFLSSEIVKWKLGTWEVVDRQPTYYSVGHLMIPGGGTRKPYGRYVLAMNKITKDRYLPTGPELAHSAQLYDITGERMELLLDFPTHGEPHYANAIDAAKVRENQKRFYALAENRHQRVIRAERESGIERRGNVVHVRMASIRSHFTPDNIEGVQVGDTVLFHVTNLEQDWDVPHGFAILGAQNAELLIMPGETRTLRWVPLKVGVYPFYCTDFCSALHQEMQGYVRVSARGSNVALRATTNNRAPQRAGGN; encoded by the coding sequence ATGCCGTCCCTCTCCCGCAACCGCCTGATCCTCGGCGCCGCGCTCCTCGGAGCCGTCGGGATCGGGTATGCCTGTGCGGGCAACCGCACATCCTCCCTCGCCGGCGGAGCCGGCAATGCCCAGCGCACCTACGTCGCGCCGGGTGAGTACGACGAACTGTATGCGTTCCTCTCCGGCGGCTTCTCGGGCCAAGTCGGCGTCTACGGCATCCCGTCGGGCCGCCTCCTGAAGGTGATCCCCGTCTTCTCGCAGAACGCCGAGAACGGCTGGGGCTACTCGGAGGAGACGAAGCCGATGCTCGAGACGTCCTATGGCTTCATCCCCTGGGACGACCTCCATCACACCGCGCTCTCGCAGACCAACGGCGAGGACGACGGTCGCTGGCTCTTCGTGAACGGCAACAACACGCCGCGCGTCGCGCGCGTGGACCTCACGACCTTTGAGACCTCGGAAATCCTCGAGATCCCGAACGCCGCCGGCAACCACGCCTCGCCCTTCGTCACCGAGAACACCGAGTACATCGTCTCCTCGACGCGCTTCTCGATCCCGGTGCCCAACCGCGACGTGCCGATCGCCGAGTACAAGGCGCAGTTCCGCGGCCAGATCTCGTTCATCACGGCCGACCAGCCGGGCAAGATGGACATCGCCTTCCAGCTCATCGTGCCGGGGTTCAACTACGACCTCGCCCGCGCGGGCAAGGGCCCGTCGGCCGGCTGGATGTTCTTCTCGTCGTACAACACCGAGCAGGCCAACACGCTGCTCGAGGTCAACGCCTCGCAGAACGACAAGGACTACATCGCCGCGGTGAACTACCGCGCCGCCGAAGCCTGCGTCCGCCAGGGCAAGGGCCGCCGCGCGCAGGTGGACTATCGCCACAACCACATGGACGAGTTCACGCGCACCGCGGTCAGCGAGCGCAAGACGTCCGTGCTGCAGATCACGCCCGCGGACTGCCAGGGGGTGATGTACTTCCTGCCGACGCCGAAGTCGCCGCATGGCGCCGATGTCGATCCGTCGGGCGAATACATCGTCGCCGGTGGCAAGCTCGCGTCGGTGATCCCGGTGCACTCGGCCACCAAGATGCTGGCCGCCATCGAGGCCAAGGAGTTCGAGGGTGAGCTCGAGGGCATTCCGGTGCTCAAGTACAACGCGACGCTGGCCGGCGAGGTGAAGGAGCCGGGCCTCGGCCCCCTCCACACCGAGTTCGACGGCCAAGGCTATGCGTACACCTCGATGTTCCTCTCGTCGGAAATCGTGAAGTGGAAGCTCGGCACCTGGGAAGTCGTCGACCGCCAGCCGACCTACTACTCGGTGGGCCACCTCATGATCCCCGGCGGCGGCACGCGGAAGCCCTACGGCCGCTACGTGCTGGCCATGAACAAGATCACGAAGGACCGCTACCTGCCCACCGGTCCGGAGCTCGCCCACTCGGCCCAGCTTTATGACATCACGGGCGAACGCATGGAGCTGCTGCTCGACTTCCCGACACATGGCGAGCCGCACTACGCCAACGCCATCGATGCCGCGAAGGTCCGCGAGAACCAGAAGCGCTTCTACGCCTTGGCCGAGAACCGCCATCAGCGCGTGATCCGCGCCGAGCGCGAAAGCGGCATCGAACGCCGCGGCAACGTGGTGCACGTGCGCATGGCCAGCATCCGCTCGCACTTCACGCCGGACAACATCGAAGGCGTGCAGGTCGGCGACACGGTGCTCTTCCACGTGACGAACCTCGAGCAGGACTGGGACGTGCCCCACGGCTTCGCCATCCTCGGCGCGCAGAACGCCGAGCTGCTGATCATGCCGGGCGAGACGCGCACGCTGCGCTGGGTGCCGCTGAAGGTCGGGGTCTATCCCTTCTACTGCACGGACTTCTGCTCGGCGCTGCACCAGGAGATGCAAGGCTACGTGCGCGTGTCGGCACGCGGCTCGAACGTCGCCCTGCGCGCGACCACGAACAACCGGGCGCCGCAGCGCGCCGGAGGGAACTGA
- a CDS encoding RrF2 family transcriptional regulator: protein MRLTRHTDSALRALIYLGIHTEEAPARITDIARRMGMSEDHLAKVIARLSQLGYVETIRGRDGGARLARPASEIVVGAVVRATEDNLNLVECFDPATNQCPIAPACALAPALDEALTAFLAVLDRYTLADLVAKPRGLTKLLIA from the coding sequence ATGCGACTGACTCGACACACCGACAGCGCCCTGCGCGCACTCATCTACCTCGGCATCCACACCGAGGAGGCGCCGGCCCGCATCACCGACATCGCCCGCCGCATGGGCATGAGCGAGGACCACCTCGCGAAGGTGATCGCGCGGCTCTCCCAGCTCGGCTACGTGGAGACCATCCGCGGGCGCGACGGCGGGGCGCGGCTCGCGCGGCCGGCCTCGGAGATCGTCGTGGGCGCCGTGGTGCGCGCCACGGAGGACAATCTCAACTTGGTCGAATGCTTCGACCCCGCCACCAACCAGTGCCCGATCGCCCCGGCCTGTGCGCTGGCGCCAGCACTCGATGAAGCGCTGACGGCGTTCCTCGCGGTGCTCGACCGCTACACACTCGCCGACCTGGTCGCCAAGCCGCGCGGCCTCACCAAGCTACTCATCGCCTGA
- a CDS encoding Maf family protein codes for MTLRVILASQSPRRRELLALVGIDHEVLPADINEDVRAGEQAVPYTERLAREKAAAIAARHPEAYVIAADTTVVVDGDILGKPVDQADARAMVKRLSGRSHTVCTGIAVAHGGRIESAVEQVDVTFRALSDAEIAAYVETGEPMDKAGAYGIQGWGATIVERVDGDYFSVMGLGLRRLVELFERHGVRYGFAAGLIVGDGRRG; via the coding sequence ATGACCCTGCGCGTGATCCTCGCTTCGCAGTCGCCGCGGCGGCGCGAACTGCTCGCCCTCGTCGGCATCGACCATGAGGTCCTGCCTGCCGACATCAACGAGGATGTGCGCGCGGGGGAGCAGGCCGTGCCGTACACCGAACGCCTGGCGCGGGAGAAGGCCGCGGCGATCGCCGCGAGGCATCCGGAGGCGTATGTCATCGCCGCCGACACGACCGTAGTCGTGGATGGGGACATCCTCGGCAAGCCAGTGGACCAAGCCGACGCGCGGGCGATGGTGAAGCGACTCAGCGGCCGCAGCCATACGGTGTGCACGGGCATCGCCGTCGCGCACGGCGGGCGCATCGAGAGCGCGGTGGAGCAGGTGGACGTCACGTTCCGCGCGCTCAGCGACGCGGAGATCGCTGCATACGTCGAGACCGGTGAGCCGATGGACAAGGCGGGCGCGTACGGCATCCAAGGCTGGGGCGCGACCATCGTCGAGCGCGTCGACGGCGACTACTTCAGCGTCATGGGGCTGGGGCTGCGGAGGCTCGTGGAGCTCTTCGAGAGGCACGGGGTGCGATACGGGTTTGCAGCCGGTCTCATCGTGGGAGACGGGAGACGAGGGTAG
- the dtd gene encoding D-aminoacyl-tRNA deacylase — MRVLLQRVSSASVTIDGRVVGQIGRGYLLLVGFTHGDSDAGLDWMADKVHGLRLFPDADGKMNLGIEDVGGAMLVVSQFTLYGDAQKGRRPSFIDAARPEQAIPLYEAFIGKLRERGVTVETGEFGAMMDVALVNDGPVTLWLEK; from the coding sequence GTGAGAGTCCTGCTGCAGCGGGTCTCGTCAGCCTCGGTCACCATCGACGGCCGCGTCGTCGGGCAGATTGGCCGCGGCTACCTGCTGCTCGTCGGCTTCACGCACGGCGACAGCGACGCCGGGCTCGACTGGATGGCCGACAAGGTCCACGGCCTGCGCCTCTTCCCCGATGCCGATGGCAAGATGAACCTCGGCATCGAGGATGTGGGCGGTGCGATGCTCGTCGTCTCGCAGTTCACGCTCTACGGCGACGCGCAGAAGGGCCGCCGCCCGAGCTTCATCGACGCGGCGCGGCCGGAGCAGGCCATTCCGCTCTACGAGGCCTTCATCGGCAAGCTGAGGGAGCGCGGCGTGACGGTCGAGACCGGCGAGTTCGGCGCGATGATGGACGTCGCGCTGGTCAACGATGGCCCTGTCACCCTCTGGCTCGAGAAATGA